Part of the Acidobacteriota bacterium genome is shown below.
ACCGCATGAGCCTGATCTATCACCACGGGGTCAATGCCGGCCGCATCGACGTCAACCGGTTCGTGGAGCTCACCTCCACCGCCCCGGCCCGCATCTTCGGGATGTTCCCGCGCAAGGGGACCATCGCCGTCGGGTCGGACGCCGACATCGTCATCTTCGACCCGGAGCGCGAGGTGACCATCAGCCGCGACGATCCGCGGACCCACCACATGCACGTCGACTACAGCGCCTACGAGGGCTTCCGGGTGCGGGGGTACACGGAGACTGTCCTGTCGCGCGGGCGGGTGGTGGTCGACAACGGGGAGTACGTCGGCCGGCCCGGGGACGGGCAGTTCGTCAAGCGCGGCCCCTACGGGGGCGCCTACGCGCCCCTGGCCGCCGCGAATCGGGGGGCGCCGTTGTTCTGATGGGCGGCGGGCGATGCCGGCGGGCGTCTCAGAACGCTCGGCGTTGCCCGAGCGGCGCCGCACGTTCGTGGCCGCCCTCCAATCGGGGATGCGTATTCTGAGCGGGAGGGGTGCGGCGCCGAGGCGCAGCGCGTTGGTGACGACTCCCAATCGAACACGTCCTCCCGTGAGGCTGGGACCTCGACCGGAGAGAGCGAATCGGCGCCCGATGCGTGTGTCCGCGAAGACGGGGAAGGAGCTGGTGTTGCCGAATTCGGTTGTCACACCGGGCGTCGCGGCCGGCCGTCTGCCGGCCCGCACCTACGACGAGAACTTCGCCGACCTGCGGCCGCCGCTCACCGCCCACGAGGCGTCCGTGGCCGCGGACCGCTGCTACTTCTGCCACGACGCGCCCTGCGTGACGGCCTGTCCGACCGGCATCGACGTCGCCCTCTTCGTGCGCCAGATCTCGACGGGAACGGCGCGGGCGGCGGCGAAGACCATCTTCGACCGCAACATCCTGGGCGGGATGTGCGCGCGGGCCTGTCCCACCGAGACGCTGTGCGAGCAGGCGTGCGTTCGGGAGGCGTCCGAGGGCAAGCCGGTGGAGATCGGGCGGCTGCAGCGCTTCGCCACCGACGCCCTGATGGCGCGCGACGGGCATCCCTACGAGCGCACCGCCCCCACCGGCAAGCGCATCGCCGTCGTGGGAGCCGGGCCCGCGGGGCTGGCCTGCGCCCATCGGCTGGCCATGAAAGGGCACGACGTCATCCTCTTCGACGCGCGTCCCAAGGCGGGGGGCCTCAACGAGTACGGCATCGCCAGCTACAAGACCGTCGACCGCTTCGCGGAGCGGGAGGTCGAGTGGCTGCTCGGCATCGGCGGCATCACGGTGGAGCTGGGGCGGCGGCTGGGCGGCGACCTGACGCTGGACGGGCTCGTGCGCGAGCACGACGCGGTCTTCCTGGGCCTCGGGCTCGGCGGCGTCAACGCGCTGGGGGTCGACGAAGAGGCGACGGAGAACGTGCGCGACGCCATCGACTTCATCGCCGAGCTGCGCCAGGTCGAGGACCTGTCGACGCTGCCGGTGGGCCGACGCGTGGTCGTCATCGGGGGCGGCATGACCGCGGTGGACGCCGCCGTGCAGTCGAAGCTGCTGGGCGCCGAGGACGTGGCGATGGTCTACCGGCGCGGGCGCGAGCGGATGAACGCCTCGGGCTTCGAGCTCGATCATGCCGCCTCGAACGGGGTGCGGATCATCACCGACGCCCGGCCCCTGCGGGTGCTGGGCAGCGGCGCCGTCCGCGAGGTGGAGTTCGCGTACACGGAGGACGGGCCCGACGGCCTGCGGGACACGGGCGAGACGTTCCGGCTGCGGGCCGACCAGGTGTTCAAGGCGATAGGACAGAAGCTGGAAGCGGCCCCGGGCGGGCTGGCGATCGAGGGCCGCCGGATCCGGGTGACCGGCCCGGGACGGACGAGCCGCCAGGGCGTGTGGGCCGGTGGCGACTGCGTGGCGGACGGCGACGACCTGGTCGTGACCGCGGTGGCCCAGGGCCGCGACGCGGCCGAGGACATACACGCCACCCTCACAGGCTGAGGGGGGAGGCGACGAGATGGCGACGCTGGCATCCGAGTTTCTCGGCATCCAATCCCCCAACCCGTTCTGGCTGGCCTCGGGGCCGCCGACCGACAAGGAGTACAACGTCCGCCGGGCGTTCGAGGCGGGCTGGGGCGGGGTGGTCTGGAAG
Proteins encoded:
- a CDS encoding NAD(P)-dependent oxidoreductase: MRVSAKTGKELVLPNSVVTPGVAAGRLPARTYDENFADLRPPLTAHEASVAADRCYFCHDAPCVTACPTGIDVALFVRQISTGTARAAAKTIFDRNILGGMCARACPTETLCEQACVREASEGKPVEIGRLQRFATDALMARDGHPYERTAPTGKRIAVVGAGPAGLACAHRLAMKGHDVILFDARPKAGGLNEYGIASYKTVDRFAEREVEWLLGIGGITVELGRRLGGDLTLDGLVREHDAVFLGLGLGGVNALGVDEEATENVRDAIDFIAELRQVEDLSTLPVGRRVVVIGGGMTAVDAAVQSKLLGAEDVAMVYRRGRERMNASGFELDHAASNGVRIITDARPLRVLGSGAVREVEFAYTEDGPDGLRDTGETFRLRADQVFKAIGQKLEAAPGGLAIEGRRIRVTGPGRTSRQGVWAGGDCVADGDDLVVTAVAQGRDAAEDIHATLTG
- a CDS encoding NAD-dependent dihydropyrimidine dehydrogenase subunit PreA (NADH-dependent; catalyzes the conversion of pyrimidines to 5,6-dihydro compounds in pyrimidine degradation), whose protein sequence is MATLASEFLGIQSPNPFWLASGPPTDKEYNVRRAFEAGWGGVVWK